Proteins encoded within one genomic window of Bos indicus isolate NIAB-ARS_2022 breed Sahiwal x Tharparkar chromosome 23, NIAB-ARS_B.indTharparkar_mat_pri_1.0, whole genome shotgun sequence:
- the RPL7L1 gene encoding ribosomal protein uL30-like produces the protein MSSSCSVGKMAEEEPRRKIPLVPENLLKKRKAYQALKATQAKQALLQRKEQRKGKQVKFKRLEWFVHDSWRQLRDRVRLRRLTVKPHGLEVPDKHSLAFVVRIERINGVSSLVQRTIARLGLNKIFSGVFVKVTPETIKTLRIVEPYVTWGFPNLKSVRELILKRGQAKVKNKVIPLTDNTVIEEHLGKFDVICLEDLIHEIAFPGKNFLAISRFLRPFQLSVARHATKNRVGFLKEVGSPGYRGERINELIRQLN, from the exons ATGAGTAGTAGCTGCAGCGTTGGAAAAATGGCGGAGGAAGA GCCAAGAAGAAAGATCCCTTTGGTTCCAGAGAATCTCTTGAAAAAGAGGAAGGCGTATCAGGCCCTCAAAGCCACCCAGGCAAAACAGGCGCTTTTGCAAAGGAAGGAG cagaggaaaggaaaacaagTCAAGTTTAAGCGACTAGAATGGTTTGTACATGATTCCTGGCGGCAGCTACGGGACAGAGTGCGACTCAGACGGCTAACAGTGAAACCTCATGGCTTGGAAGTGCCAGACAAACATTCCTTGGCCTTTGTTGTCCGCATTGAAAG GATTAATGGGGTGAGTTCACTGGTGCAAAGGACCATTGCCAGACTTGGCCTGAATAAGATTTTCAGTGGTGTCTTTGTGAAGGTGACTCCTGAAACCATAAAGACGCTTCGTATCGTGGAACCTTATGTCACCTGGGG ATTTCCAAATCTGAAGTCTGTTCGGGAACTCATCTTGAAACGTGGACAAGCGAAGGTCAAGAACAAGGTCATCCCTCTGACAGACAACACAGTTATTGAGGAACACCTGG GGAAGTTTGATGTCATTTGCTTGGAAGACCTCATTCATGAAATTGCCTTCCCGGGGAAGAATTTCCTGGCGATCTCAAGGTTCCTACGCCCTTTCCAACTCTCAGTGGCCCGTCACGCTACCAAGAATAGAGTGGGCTTCCTCAAGGAAGTGGGCTCACCAGGCTATCGAGGTGAACGCATCAATGAGCTCATCCGGCAGCTGAACTAA